A window of Desulfobaccales bacterium contains these coding sequences:
- a CDS encoding branched-chain amino acid transaminase, which translates to MVEKAKFIWFDGKMIPWDQAQVHVLTHTLHYGLGVFEGIRAYQCADGRTAIFRLPEHIRRLFDSAHVMLINIPFSQDEVKAACCELLRVNAQKEAYIRPLVFLGEGVMGLNPKGSPIQVTVISWVWGAYLGDEGLRKGIRVKTSSFIRHHVNIMMTKTKTVGNYVNSIMAKQEAIQAGCDEALLLDTAGYVCEASGENIFIVKDGVLKTPPLTSILPGITRDCIITIARDLGMEVKEDRFSRDELYLADEAFFTGTAAEVTPIREVDGRIIGPGQPGPVTMQIQDTYFAAVKGANSRYERWLTYI; encoded by the coding sequence ATGGTGGAGAAGGCCAAATTTATCTGGTTCGACGGCAAGATGATCCCCTGGGATCAGGCCCAGGTTCACGTCCTCACCCATACTCTGCATTATGGGCTGGGAGTCTTTGAAGGCATTCGGGCTTATCAATGCGCTGATGGCCGCACCGCCATTTTTCGTCTGCCGGAGCACATCCGGCGCCTGTTCGATTCCGCCCACGTCATGCTGATCAACATCCCCTTTAGCCAGGATGAGGTCAAGGCCGCGTGCTGCGAACTCCTGCGGGTCAACGCCCAAAAAGAGGCGTACATCCGCCCCCTGGTCTTCCTGGGGGAAGGCGTCATGGGGCTCAACCCCAAGGGTAGTCCCATCCAGGTGACGGTGATCAGTTGGGTCTGGGGGGCTTACCTGGGTGATGAGGGCCTGCGTAAAGGCATACGGGTCAAGACGTCCTCATTCATCCGTCACCACGTCAACATCATGATGACTAAGACCAAAACCGTGGGGAACTACGTCAATTCCATCATGGCCAAACAGGAGGCCATCCAGGCTGGCTGTGACGAAGCCTTGCTGTTGGATACGGCCGGCTACGTCTGTGAGGCCTCCGGGGAAAATATTTTCATCGTCAAAGACGGCGTGCTCAAGACGCCGCCCTTGACCTCGATCCTGCCGGGCATAACCCGGGACTGCATTATCACTATAGCCAGGGACCTGGGTATGGAAGTGAAGGAAGACCGGTTCTCCCGCGACGAGCTGTACCTGGCGGATGAGGCCTTCTTCACCGGGACTGCGGCCGAAGTCACCCCCATCCGGGAAGTGGACGGCCGGATCATCGGCCCGGGTCAGCCCGGCCCGGTTACCATGCAAATCCAGGATACCTATTTCGCGGCGGTCAAGGGCGCCAATTCCCGCTACGAGCGCTGGCTGACCTATATTTAA
- the treZ gene encoding malto-oligosyltrehalose trehalohydrolase: MNFKCGLGATCLGGGLGGFLVWAPLVSRVEVHIVSPEERIAPLEKFGRGYHYGVVQGISPGTRYFYRFDSNLERPDPASKFQPEGVHGPSQVIDPNFVWEELHWSGIPFSHYVVYELHVGTFTAQGTFDAIVSHLDELKDLGITAIELMPVSQFPGERNWGYDGVYPFAVQDSYGGPDGLKRLIDACHQRGLAVILDVVYNHLGPEGNYLQDFGPYFTDRYRTPWGIAINYDGPDSDEVRRFFIENALWWVTEFRVDALRLDAVHGIFDFSALHILQELASAVHEQAERLNRRIYVIAESDLNDVRLVRSPELGGYGLDAQWNDDFHHALHTLLTGERTGYYKDFGRLQDLAKAFAEGFVYSGAYAPARRRRHGNSSKDLAAHRFVVCAQNHDQVGNRLKGDRLSALASFEGLKLAAAVVLLSPFIPLLFMGEEYGETAPFPYFVSHSDPDLVEMVRRGRREEFEYAQGSDEPPDPQEEATQQSARLNHSLGHQGKHRILYEFYKELIKLRNETRAGAGLSKDRLEVVCLERESTLVVRGFGREAQVAAIFNLGDTARSVEVPLPCGRWLKRLASGEARWHGPGPDLPAVFHSDGKVSVTLTQHAFLMVSLDPED; encoded by the coding sequence GTGAATTTTAAATGCGGGTTGGGAGCTACCTGTCTGGGAGGAGGCCTGGGCGGCTTTCTTGTCTGGGCCCCTTTGGTTAGCCGGGTGGAAGTCCATATTGTTTCTCCAGAAGAGCGTATTGCGCCCCTGGAAAAATTCGGACGGGGCTACCACTATGGTGTTGTTCAGGGGATTAGCCCGGGAACCCGATATTTTTATCGGTTCGATAGCAACCTGGAACGTCCTGATCCCGCCTCCAAATTCCAGCCCGAAGGCGTCCATGGGCCGTCCCAGGTCATTGACCCCAATTTTGTTTGGGAAGAGCTGCACTGGTCCGGCATACCTTTCTCCCATTATGTGGTTTACGAACTCCATGTGGGGACTTTTACCGCTCAAGGCACCTTTGACGCCATCGTCTCACACCTGGATGAACTGAAGGATCTGGGCATAACCGCAATTGAGCTCATGCCTGTGTCTCAATTCCCGGGGGAGCGCAACTGGGGTTATGATGGCGTTTACCCTTTTGCGGTGCAAGATTCTTATGGAGGTCCTGATGGACTCAAAAGGCTGATTGACGCCTGCCATCAGCGCGGCTTGGCGGTGATTCTGGACGTGGTTTACAACCATCTCGGGCCGGAAGGAAATTATCTCCAGGATTTTGGGCCCTACTTCACCGACCGATACCGCACTCCATGGGGAATAGCCATCAATTATGATGGGCCTGACAGCGACGAAGTCAGACGATTCTTTATTGAAAATGCGCTCTGGTGGGTAACGGAATTCCGCGTCGATGCCTTGCGCCTCGATGCGGTTCACGGGATTTTCGACTTTTCTGCACTCCATATTCTGCAGGAATTGGCCTCTGCGGTGCACGAGCAGGCCGAGCGGCTTAATCGCCGGATCTATGTCATTGCCGAGAGTGATTTAAACGACGTCCGGCTCGTGCGCTCTCCAGAGCTTGGTGGTTATGGATTGGACGCCCAATGGAACGACGATTTCCATCATGCCCTCCACACGCTGCTTACCGGTGAGCGCACCGGATACTATAAAGATTTCGGACGTCTCCAGGATCTTGCCAAGGCCTTTGCCGAGGGGTTTGTCTATTCAGGCGCGTATGCCCCGGCGCGCCGTCGTCGACATGGGAATAGCTCCAAAGACCTGGCCGCGCACCGGTTCGTGGTCTGCGCCCAGAACCACGATCAGGTGGGAAACCGTCTGAAAGGCGATCGGCTCAGCGCCTTGGCCTCCTTCGAAGGGCTGAAGCTGGCTGCTGCCGTGGTGCTTCTATCGCCGTTCATACCCCTTTTGTTCATGGGTGAAGAATATGGGGAAACCGCGCCGTTTCCTTATTTCGTCAGCCATTCTGACCCGGATTTGGTAGAAATGGTCCGCCGTGGGCGTCGGGAAGAGTTTGAGTATGCACAGGGGTCGGATGAGCCACCGGACCCGCAGGAAGAAGCGACCCAACAGAGCGCCAGATTAAATCACAGCCTGGGGCATCAGGGAAAGCATCGCATCCTGTATGAATTTTACAAGGAATTGATAAAGCTTCGCAATGAAACTCGGGCGGGCGCGGGATTAAGTAAAGATCGCCTGGAAGTGGTGTGCCTGGAGCGAGAGAGCACCCTGGTCGTGCGCGGCTTTGGCCGCGAGGCGCAGGTGGCCGCCATCTTCAATCTTGGTGACACGGCTCGGTCAGTCGAGGTCCCCTTGCCTTGCGGACGCTGGCTAAAACGCCTGGCGTCGGGAGAGGCGCGCTGGCACGGTCCCGGCCCGGACTTGCCCGCGGTGTTTCATTCAGACGGGAAAGTCTCGGTAACCTTGACGCAACATGCCTTTCTCATGGTAAGTCTGGACCCGGAGGACTGA
- a CDS encoding CBS domain-containing protein, with amino-acid sequence MKVKDVMVKEVATLDVNDELSLANDIMRLGRIRHLPVLDGTRLVGIVSERDLFRSSLAQALGYASKDTREMMKTLHIKDVMVTGVITITADMELCEATKIMMEEKIGCLPVVENNLLVGLITETDILMQYVKECGH; translated from the coding sequence ATGAAAGTCAAAGATGTTATGGTGAAAGAAGTGGCTACCCTGGACGTCAACGACGAACTGAGCCTGGCCAATGATATCATGCGGTTAGGGCGGATTCGCCACCTCCCGGTTTTGGACGGCACCCGGTTGGTGGGGATTGTCTCGGAGCGGGACCTGTTCCGCAGCTCTTTAGCCCAGGCCTTGGGTTATGCCTCTAAAGATACTCGGGAAATGATGAAGACGTTGCATATCAAGGATGTCATGGTGACCGGCGTGATTACCATTACTGCGGATATGGAGCTCTGCGAAGCCACCAAGATTATGATGGAGGAAAAAATCGGCTGCCTGCCGGTAGTAGAGAATAACCTGCTGGTGGGGCTGATCACCGAAACTGACATCCTCATGCAATACGTGAAAGAATGCGGTCATTAG